The Methanosphaera sp. genome contains a region encoding:
- a CDS encoding HVO_0476 family zinc finger protein, producing the protein MTCPVCGYDEYEIIKSKGKKTRQLLVKCDNCDHIYNTTAEEEVHPINVRVIISEFERSWKSEVELYSDEYLEVGTLLYIDNKDVEVTSIENNEEKRVFECPVVDIKTIWVKSLDTLARIGLSIDNHGTVLSHKIEVERDFIFSIGDIGEVNGLKFQVYAFKTLERNMRKGYAYAKVIKRVYGRLLPAKDKSKVKYDLSEYVIKTTIKDKDRK; encoded by the coding sequence ATGACATGTCCTGTATGTGGCTATGATGAATATGAGATAATAAAATCAAAAGGTAAAAAAACAAGACAATTACTTGTAAAATGTGATAATTGTGATCACATCTACAATACAACAGCAGAAGAAGAAGTACATCCTATTAATGTACGTGTAATTATCAGTGAATTTGAAAGATCATGGAAAAGTGAAGTAGAATTATATTCTGATGAATATCTTGAAGTTGGAACACTTCTCTATATTGACAATAAAGATGTTGAAGTTACATCTATTGAAAACAATGAAGAAAAACGTGTATTTGAATGTCCTGTTGTTGATATAAAAACAATATGGGTAAAATCACTTGATACTCTTGCACGTATTGGACTTAGTATTGACAATCATGGAACAGTACTTTCACATAAAATTGAAGTTGAACGTGACTTTATCTTTTCAATAGGTGATATTGGAGAAGTTAATGGTCTTAAGTTCCAGGTATATGCATTTAAAACACTTGAACGTAATATGAGAAAAGGATATGCATATGCTAAGGTTATTAAAAGAGTTTATGGAAGACTTCTTCCAGCTAAAGATAAATCAAAAGTTAAATATGATTTATCAGAGTATGTTATTAAAACAACAATAAAAGATAAAGATAGAAAATAA